A single region of the Nocardioides aquaticus genome encodes:
- the kdpC gene encoding K(+)-transporting ATPase subunit C has translation MLKDVYALFRQSLAGLRLLLAATVLVGVAYPLAVTGVAAVALPWQARGSLVTADGERTTDPAEAVGSALVGQAVVGLADGTPLFHPRPSAAGDGWDMLSTYGSNYGPESPELVAAITERQAEVAEREGVAPGDVPADAVTASASGLDADISPEYAALQVPRVAAATGLSEEEVRDLVAEHTSGRTAGVLGEPRVNVLLLNLAVRGLAG, from the coding sequence ATGCTGAAAGACGTCTACGCCCTCTTCCGCCAGAGCCTCGCCGGGCTCCGGCTCCTCCTGGCCGCCACCGTGCTCGTCGGGGTGGCCTACCCGCTGGCGGTGACCGGGGTCGCCGCGGTCGCCCTGCCCTGGCAGGCCCGCGGGTCCCTGGTCACCGCCGACGGTGAGCGCACCACCGACCCGGCGGAGGCCGTCGGCTCCGCGCTGGTCGGCCAGGCCGTGGTCGGTCTGGCCGACGGCACCCCGCTGTTCCACCCGCGGCCCTCGGCCGCGGGCGACGGCTGGGACATGCTGTCGACCTACGGCTCGAACTACGGCCCGGAGAGCCCGGAGCTGGTCGCTGCGATCACCGAGCGGCAGGCCGAGGTCGCCGAGCGCGAGGGGGTCGCCCCCGGCGACGTGCCGGCGGACGCGGTCACGGCCTCGGCGTCGGGCCTCGACGCCGACATCTCGCCGGAGTACGCCGCGCTCCAGGTCCCGCGGGTGGCCGCGGCCACCGGCCTGTCGGAGGAGGAGGTCCGTGACCTGGTCGCCGAGCACACCTCGGGCCGGACCGCCGGGGTGCTCGGCGAGCCCCGGGTCAACGTGCTGCTCCTCAACCTGGCCGTGCGTGGCCTCGCGGGCTGA
- the kdpA gene encoding potassium-transporting ATPase subunit KdpA, which yields MSELAPALGQIAVLVAALAVTVPFLGRYLAHVYTAPRHLAVERVTYRVLRVDPDADQHWRSYAMSVLGFSLVGVLFLYAFGRLQQHLPLSLGFAALPADGAWNTSVSFVTNTNWQWYSGEAALGHLMQMSGLTVQNFVSAGVGMCVAAAFARGLARAGGDARVGNFFADLVRTVLRVLLPVAAVAALLLVLLGAVQNLASNADMDTLGGATQVLTGGPVASQEAIKELGTNGGGFYNVNSAHPFENPTPLSNILEIYLLLLIPFAMAWAFGLIVRDRRQGVAVLTVMGLLLSLGVGLLTWAEMAGPGTAPQLAGAAMERKETRFGEAGSALFGAATTGTSTGAVNSMHDSLTAPGGGVTLFSMMLGEIAPGGVGSGLYGMLVLAILTVFLCGLMVGRTPEYLGKKIGQREIVLVAAYVLATPVLLLTGIAVAITAGGGLAGLQESGPHGLSEALYAVTSAANNNGSAFGGLTSGTPFWNTLLGVLMLFGRFLPMLLVLALAGRFAQQKQLPPSAGTLPTHRPLFVALLTGVALVVVGLTYVPVLALGPIAESLS from the coding sequence GTGAGCGAGCTCGCCCCGGCCCTGGGCCAGATCGCGGTGCTGGTCGCCGCGCTGGCGGTGACCGTCCCGTTCCTGGGCCGCTACCTCGCCCACGTCTACACCGCGCCGCGGCACCTCGCCGTCGAGCGCGTGACCTACCGCGTCCTGCGCGTCGACCCCGACGCCGACCAGCACTGGCGCAGCTACGCGATGTCGGTGCTCGGCTTCTCGCTGGTCGGGGTGCTGTTCCTCTACGCGTTCGGGCGGCTCCAGCAGCACCTGCCGCTCAGCCTGGGCTTCGCGGCGCTCCCAGCCGACGGGGCCTGGAACACCTCGGTCAGCTTCGTGACCAACACCAACTGGCAGTGGTACTCCGGCGAGGCCGCCCTGGGCCACCTGATGCAGATGTCCGGCCTGACGGTGCAGAACTTCGTCTCCGCCGGCGTCGGGATGTGCGTGGCCGCCGCCTTCGCCCGTGGCCTGGCCCGCGCCGGCGGCGACGCGCGCGTCGGGAACTTCTTCGCCGACCTCGTCCGCACCGTGCTGCGTGTCCTGCTGCCGGTCGCCGCGGTCGCCGCGCTCCTGCTCGTCCTGCTCGGCGCCGTCCAGAACCTGGCGTCCAACGCCGACATGGACACCCTCGGCGGCGCGACCCAGGTGCTCACCGGTGGCCCCGTGGCCAGCCAGGAGGCGATCAAGGAGCTCGGCACCAACGGCGGCGGGTTCTACAACGTCAACTCCGCGCACCCCTTCGAGAACCCGACCCCGCTGTCCAACATCCTCGAGATCTACCTCCTGCTGCTGATCCCCTTCGCGATGGCGTGGGCCTTCGGGCTCATCGTCCGGGACCGCCGCCAGGGCGTCGCGGTGCTGACCGTCATGGGCCTGCTGCTCAGCCTGGGCGTCGGCCTGCTGACCTGGGCCGAGATGGCCGGGCCCGGCACGGCGCCCCAGCTGGCCGGCGCCGCGATGGAGCGCAAGGAGACCCGCTTCGGCGAGGCCGGCTCGGCGCTCTTCGGCGCGGCCACGACCGGCACCTCGACCGGGGCGGTGAACTCCATGCACGACTCGCTGACCGCCCCCGGCGGGGGAGTGACCCTGTTCTCGATGATGCTCGGCGAGATCGCGCCGGGCGGCGTCGGCAGCGGGCTGTACGGCATGCTCGTGCTGGCCATCCTGACGGTGTTCCTGTGCGGCCTGATGGTCGGCCGGACGCCGGAGTACCTCGGCAAGAAGATCGGGCAGCGCGAGATCGTCCTGGTCGCCGCCTACGTGCTGGCCACGCCCGTGCTGCTGCTGACCGGGATCGCGGTCGCGATCACCGCCGGCGGCGGGCTGGCCGGGCTCCAGGAGTCCGGGCCGCACGGCCTCTCGGAGGCGCTCTACGCGGTCACCTCGGCGGCCAACAACAACGGCAGCGCGTTCGGGGGCCTGACCTCGGGCACGCCGTTCTGGAACACCCTGCTCGGCGTGCTGATGCTCTTCGGCCGGTTTCTGCCGATGCTGCTCGTCCTGGCCCTGGCGGGCCGGTTCGCCCAGCAGAAGCAGCTCCCGCCGAGCGCCGGCACGCTGCCCACCCACCGGCCGCTCTTCGTGGCCCTCCTCACCGGCGTCGCCCTGGTCGTGGTCGGTCTGACCTACGTCCCCGTCCTCGCCCTCGGTCCGATCGCGGAGTCCCTCTCATGA